In one window of Frigoriglobus tundricola DNA:
- a CDS encoding tetratricopeptide repeat protein produces MRRTLYWKRLLIVVVATLGLVGGVFAVHHLQAKSQSSVIKERAEKAAAAAEKDPAERPEAIRLYAQYLKFKPTDEGAFQAYTNLQFAEAKADMANFARVADGAEAFLRAFPAHTDERKKLVELYLATNQAAKLPLAKQHIEMLFSAPQGDFRHNIEVLEMAAACERGQGNLVAAIDHIEKAIATNAAPVRVYVLAMQLHSANKEDPKRNVSIDGHLYALRRSARFEKNLEARIAAARFELALKNYGPARDDLDKAFGLKEGFPDLGGSENPDALLALAQLELATIKSPDQVAGQRAKAETALRKAFGLDPKHVAVGTLLAEVLTVQGKRDEGVKVLKQTAEALGPQDDKLLTVLDRLIDLGEHEFSGSVVETKLAPDPGKKMLVTYFRGRLATLKADWPAALRQLEEVAPALAPVPEFHKKVMTGLAACYAAMQNPDKHLEYSRLALKDDPEYATAIVGEAEALARLGKNDEALNRYRAIVNAYLLTDFRPELVRLELLELLAHPGDPASRNWSRFEESLGAAPARTPEIIVYQADALAARGRGAEATKGLEEWLDANKKNARAAGVWVALARLKDGGRAESAAAVLDRAQKEIGDSVDVRLARAGLLVARAKPPTPDEFAALAAGADRFPKPDQFRLLFGLGQAIARVADRGPEGEPVKALRAEALRVLRAAADASPKDLFCRAVMLDQGLAAGRADVVEQAIREMAAIEGENGPVGTLARIAVRFPELQRVTDPAAFAAALKELREMAARVRELRPGWSRAYIALAQLDELEGLTDAALANYSEAIAKGDRQEYVVRKVVDLYRAKQQDDKAVGLLEKLRTEVRLPDDLERYRAIRQLFQSAELPKNARLTIDRNAPADTGDYRLMLLRGALLATIRDDDDALAAFRRAVELADKVPDVWGALVAQLMRKGEVRLAREAVKEAKEKLKPGPAARADERAELELALAGLDELIGDLEAAFGHYSAARALDPRGLKPTQQLVLFFQRHGQMEKGAALLEEARRTTAAPDLVRWARRHLALTLVSRPDAYNARTDALALVEENLKAAPKDTEDLKTQARIWTVDPVTREMGVGYLRERAKAGDLTPDEYYLLGRLAFDQGKYLEAEPYFKLAARPHPKVTAEHQAALVRIYLALRAVGDAQAALEQLKINFPTNWETTREEARVLARRARLKGDASEWEDEKKLLAAARAAVLKFPGWDAGPNLATRSGPLFEELGLFADAEAAYAKYLAGSKQPDAHAPLAIHYIRQKQPDKAIQLAWDHEKTAPVLLTARLLTGAVRAKRPGAAAEEKIARWLDDALRAAAGKRELEAGLTGTRAELFDALGEYEKAIKEYERAIEISKSDLLVNNLCMLIALKTPGQADDAVKKISEVIDIRGPYPAYLDTRAVAYLCSSRPAEAVKDLEMALVQYERPAYRYHLAWAIDLNPAEGKRIFAVDELKRAKAIGLTAADLHPLEFQRYTELFEKYKLSRNDK; encoded by the coding sequence GTGCGCCGAACCCTGTACTGGAAGCGGCTCCTGATCGTCGTGGTCGCCACGCTGGGGCTGGTCGGGGGGGTGTTCGCCGTTCACCACCTGCAGGCGAAGTCCCAGTCGTCGGTCATCAAGGAGCGGGCGGAAAAGGCGGCGGCCGCCGCGGAGAAGGACCCCGCCGAACGGCCCGAAGCGATCCGGCTCTATGCCCAATACCTGAAGTTCAAACCCACCGACGAGGGCGCGTTCCAGGCGTACACCAACCTCCAGTTCGCCGAAGCGAAAGCCGACATGGCGAACTTCGCCCGCGTGGCGGACGGCGCGGAAGCGTTCCTCCGGGCGTTCCCCGCCCACACGGACGAGCGGAAGAAGCTGGTCGAGTTGTACCTGGCGACCAACCAGGCCGCCAAGCTCCCGCTCGCGAAGCAGCACATCGAGATGCTGTTCTCGGCGCCGCAGGGCGATTTCCGCCACAACATCGAAGTGCTGGAGATGGCGGCGGCGTGCGAGCGCGGCCAGGGGAACCTGGTCGCCGCCATCGACCACATCGAGAAGGCGATCGCGACCAACGCCGCGCCGGTGCGCGTCTACGTGTTGGCGATGCAGCTCCACTCTGCGAACAAGGAGGACCCGAAGCGGAACGTGAGCATCGACGGCCACCTCTACGCGCTGCGGCGCTCCGCCCGGTTCGAGAAGAACCTGGAAGCCCGCATCGCGGCCGCCCGGTTCGAGCTGGCGCTCAAAAACTACGGCCCCGCCCGCGACGACCTCGATAAAGCGTTCGGCCTCAAGGAGGGGTTCCCCGACCTGGGCGGGAGCGAGAACCCCGACGCGCTGCTCGCACTCGCGCAACTGGAACTCGCCACGATCAAGTCCCCGGACCAGGTCGCCGGACAGCGGGCCAAAGCGGAAACCGCGCTCCGCAAAGCGTTCGGCCTGGACCCGAAGCACGTGGCCGTCGGTACGCTCCTGGCCGAGGTGCTGACGGTCCAGGGCAAGCGGGACGAGGGCGTCAAGGTCCTCAAACAGACCGCGGAAGCCCTCGGCCCGCAGGACGACAAGTTGCTCACGGTCCTTGACCGCCTGATCGACCTGGGCGAGCACGAGTTCTCGGGGTCGGTTGTGGAAACCAAACTGGCGCCGGACCCGGGCAAGAAAATGCTCGTGACCTACTTCCGCGGCCGGCTCGCCACTCTTAAGGCGGACTGGCCCGCCGCTCTGCGGCAGCTCGAAGAGGTCGCTCCGGCGCTGGCCCCCGTGCCCGAGTTCCACAAAAAGGTGATGACCGGCCTGGCGGCGTGCTACGCCGCCATGCAGAACCCGGACAAGCACCTGGAATACAGCCGGCTGGCCCTCAAAGACGACCCCGAGTACGCCACGGCGATCGTGGGCGAGGCCGAGGCGCTGGCCCGGTTGGGGAAAAACGACGAGGCCCTGAATCGCTACCGGGCGATCGTGAACGCGTACCTGCTGACCGACTTCCGGCCCGAACTGGTGCGCCTGGAGCTCCTGGAGCTCCTGGCCCACCCCGGCGACCCGGCGTCGCGGAACTGGAGCCGGTTCGAGGAGAGCCTCGGCGCGGCGCCGGCCCGCACGCCGGAGATCATCGTCTACCAGGCCGACGCGCTCGCCGCCCGCGGCCGGGGGGCCGAAGCGACCAAGGGGCTGGAGGAGTGGCTGGACGCGAACAAAAAAAACGCGCGGGCCGCGGGCGTCTGGGTGGCCCTGGCCCGCCTCAAGGACGGCGGCCGGGCCGAGAGCGCCGCGGCCGTACTCGACCGGGCGCAAAAGGAGATCGGCGACTCGGTCGACGTCCGGCTCGCACGGGCCGGGCTCCTGGTCGCGCGGGCGAAGCCGCCGACCCCGGACGAGTTCGCCGCGCTGGCGGCGGGCGCGGACCGGTTCCCCAAGCCGGACCAGTTCCGGCTGCTCTTCGGCCTCGGGCAGGCGATCGCCCGCGTCGCCGACCGCGGCCCCGAAGGCGAACCCGTCAAGGCGCTCCGGGCCGAGGCGCTCCGGGTCCTGCGGGCCGCCGCCGACGCCTCGCCCAAGGACCTGTTCTGTCGCGCGGTGATGCTCGACCAGGGGCTCGCCGCCGGCCGCGCGGACGTGGTCGAGCAAGCGATCCGGGAAATGGCCGCCATCGAGGGCGAGAACGGTCCGGTCGGGACGCTCGCGCGCATCGCGGTCCGCTTCCCCGAACTCCAGCGGGTCACCGACCCGGCCGCGTTCGCGGCGGCCCTGAAGGAGCTGCGCGAGATGGCCGCCCGCGTCCGCGAACTGCGCCCGGGGTGGAGCCGCGCGTACATCGCCCTCGCACAACTGGACGAACTCGAAGGGCTGACCGACGCCGCCCTCGCGAACTACTCGGAGGCGATCGCGAAGGGCGACCGGCAGGAGTACGTGGTCCGGAAGGTGGTGGACCTGTACCGCGCCAAACAGCAGGACGATAAAGCCGTCGGGCTCCTGGAAAAGCTCCGCACCGAGGTGCGCCTCCCGGACGATCTGGAACGGTACCGGGCGATCCGCCAACTGTTCCAATCGGCGGAGCTGCCCAAGAACGCCCGCCTGACGATCGACCGCAACGCCCCGGCCGACACCGGCGATTACCGGCTCATGCTGCTCCGCGGCGCGCTCCTGGCCACGATCCGCGACGACGACGACGCGCTGGCCGCGTTCCGCCGGGCCGTCGAACTGGCGGACAAGGTGCCGGACGTCTGGGGCGCGCTCGTCGCCCAGTTGATGCGCAAGGGCGAGGTGAGGCTGGCGCGGGAGGCCGTCAAAGAAGCCAAGGAGAAGCTGAAGCCGGGGCCGGCGGCCCGGGCCGACGAACGGGCCGAGTTGGAGCTGGCGCTGGCCGGTCTGGACGAACTGATCGGCGACCTGGAGGCCGCGTTCGGCCATTACTCCGCGGCCCGCGCGCTCGACCCCCGGGGGCTGAAACCGACCCAACAGCTCGTCCTGTTCTTCCAGCGCCACGGCCAGATGGAGAAGGGCGCGGCGCTCCTCGAAGAGGCGCGGCGGACGACGGCCGCCCCGGACCTCGTGCGCTGGGCGCGGCGGCACCTGGCCCTCACCCTGGTGAGCCGCCCGGACGCGTACAACGCCCGGACCGATGCGCTGGCCCTGGTCGAGGAGAACCTGAAAGCGGCCCCGAAGGACACCGAGGACCTGAAAACCCAGGCGCGGATCTGGACCGTGGACCCGGTCACCCGCGAGATGGGCGTCGGCTACCTGCGCGAGCGCGCCAAGGCCGGCGACCTGACCCCGGACGAGTACTACCTGCTCGGGCGGCTCGCGTTCGACCAGGGCAAGTACCTGGAGGCCGAGCCGTACTTCAAACTGGCCGCGCGCCCGCACCCGAAGGTGACGGCCGAACACCAGGCGGCCCTCGTCCGCATTTACCTCGCGCTCCGGGCGGTCGGCGACGCCCAGGCCGCGCTCGAGCAACTGAAGATCAACTTCCCGACGAACTGGGAAACGACCCGCGAAGAGGCGCGGGTCCTGGCCCGGCGGGCGCGTTTGAAGGGCGACGCGAGCGAATGGGAGGACGAGAAGAAGCTGCTCGCAGCGGCGCGGGCGGCGGTGCTGAAGTTCCCCGGCTGGGACGCCGGCCCCAACCTCGCGACCCGGTCCGGCCCGCTGTTCGAGGAGCTGGGCCTGTTCGCGGACGCGGAAGCCGCTTACGCGAAGTACCTGGCGGGCAGCAAACAGCCGGACGCCCACGCCCCACTGGCGATCCACTACATCCGCCAGAAGCAACCGGACAAGGCGATTCAACTGGCCTGGGACCACGAGAAGACGGCGCCGGTCCTGCTCACCGCCCGGCTGCTGACCGGGGCGGTGCGGGCGAAGCGCCCCGGCGCGGCCGCCGAGGAGAAAATTGCCCGGTGGCTCGACGACGCGCTCCGCGCCGCAGCGGGCAAGCGGGAGCTGGAGGCCGGCCTGACCGGCACGCGGGCGGAACTGTTCGACGCCCTGGGCGAGTACGAAAAAGCCATCAAGGAGTACGAGCGGGCGATCGAGATTTCCAAGAGCGACCTGCTCGTGAACAACCTGTGCATGTTGATCGCGCTGAAGACCCCCGGACAGGCCGACGATGCGGTGAAAAAGATCTCCGAGGTCATCGACATCCGCGGCCCGTATCCGGCGTACCTCGACACGCGGGCGGTCGCGTACCTGTGCAGCAGCCGCCCGGCCGAGGCGGTGAAGGATCTGGAGATGGCGCTCGTGCAGTACGAGCGGCCGGCGTACCGGTACCACCTGGCCTGGGCGATCGACCTGAACCCGGCCGAGGGCAAGCGGATCTTCGCCGTGGACGAGTTGAAGAGGGCCAAGGCGATCGGCCTGACCGCCGCCGACCTCCACCCGCTCGAGTTCCAGCGGTACACCGAGCTGTTCGAAAAGTACAAGCTCTCGCGCAACGACAAGTGA
- a CDS encoding tyrosine-protein kinase domain-containing protein, whose protein sequence is MARPIAGDPPAGSPPAPFPTGSGGLPPVQAGASPFNYTNQPSLPGSAVQTTPTAMGLFNAFRRRWVLSTFIGGLVAAAVAVGAWVALPGGKHEARALVQLRPKAIEFVNRNTENFAEYRGRQVFLLKSRDLITKTLAEPAVSSLDSVKQTPDPVSIVEDQIKVTVVADDILQVTLTGNNLDDMKVVLDHLVKRYVDDATAFDRGQRTSEVTKLEQYAETLRTEIEATEKHIELLGRANNTTGSEDNSLQIGLLHRQHAEAEADYNKTTREISRLESELSVLEKQLAEKEPKAPPSPVLVDEQVRTDAGVIKAKAAWEYTKSVLEREILKAADPDANAYIKEIKGEVAKRLKEYEDARKFATAEATVRARETERAQKQAQVTALTTALDVKKLDRDKLKDLREAYKKSISAGVGGGLNMKALQDGLKPQRENLERVNAHLLQLRLAVKMEGRVSPHGVTEKIPNNNQNRKLLMSSVGGLGAFFGVVFLVSFLEWRTRRVDGVDQVVNELGMRVIGTVPAFPNRANLKAAVEAGGANWRFVLNESINSTRTMLLHTARTQSMQVVMVTSATQGEGKTSLTSQLATSMATAGMRTLIVDCDLRNPSVQKLFELPLGPGVSEVLRQEVDVSDAVQATAVPNLWVITAGQCSNATIAALAQGHPMETLFNRLRGQFDFIIVDSCPVLPVADALLIAQHVDGVVFSIMQDVSQLPKVMTATEKLNQLNIPLVGAVVNGIKQDVYSYGYNYVKQLPA, encoded by the coding sequence ATGGCCCGTCCGATTGCCGGCGATCCCCCAGCCGGTTCGCCCCCCGCCCCGTTCCCGACCGGCTCCGGCGGGCTCCCTCCGGTCCAGGCGGGAGCGTCACCGTTCAACTACACCAACCAGCCGAGCCTCCCCGGGTCCGCGGTACAAACCACCCCAACCGCAATGGGGTTGTTCAACGCGTTCCGCCGCCGCTGGGTGCTGAGCACGTTCATCGGTGGTCTGGTCGCGGCGGCCGTGGCGGTGGGCGCCTGGGTCGCGCTCCCGGGTGGCAAGCACGAGGCCCGTGCGCTCGTTCAACTGCGGCCCAAGGCGATCGAATTCGTCAACCGCAACACGGAGAACTTCGCCGAGTACCGGGGCCGACAGGTGTTTCTGCTGAAGTCCCGGGACCTGATCACCAAGACGCTCGCCGAACCGGCCGTCTCGAGCCTCGACTCGGTCAAGCAGACCCCTGACCCGGTCTCGATAGTCGAGGACCAGATCAAGGTCACCGTGGTCGCCGACGACATTCTTCAGGTGACGCTCACGGGTAACAACCTCGATGACATGAAGGTGGTCCTCGATCACCTCGTCAAGCGGTACGTGGACGACGCGACCGCGTTCGACCGCGGCCAGCGGACGTCCGAGGTGACGAAGCTCGAGCAGTACGCCGAGACGCTCCGCACGGAGATCGAAGCGACGGAGAAGCACATCGAGCTCCTCGGCCGGGCGAACAACACGACCGGAAGCGAGGACAACTCGTTGCAAATCGGGCTGCTCCACCGCCAGCACGCGGAAGCGGAAGCGGACTACAACAAGACCACCCGCGAGATCAGCCGGCTCGAGTCGGAACTGAGCGTGCTCGAGAAGCAGCTCGCGGAAAAGGAGCCGAAGGCGCCGCCGTCGCCGGTCCTCGTGGATGAACAGGTGCGCACCGATGCGGGGGTCATCAAGGCCAAGGCGGCCTGGGAGTACACCAAGAGCGTGCTGGAGCGCGAGATCCTGAAGGCGGCCGACCCGGACGCCAACGCGTACATCAAGGAAATAAAGGGCGAGGTCGCGAAGCGCCTCAAGGAGTACGAGGACGCTCGGAAGTTCGCCACGGCCGAAGCGACCGTTCGCGCGCGGGAGACCGAGCGGGCCCAGAAGCAGGCCCAGGTGACCGCACTGACGACCGCTCTCGACGTCAAGAAGCTGGACCGCGACAAGTTGAAGGACCTGCGCGAAGCCTACAAAAAGAGTATCAGCGCCGGCGTGGGCGGCGGGCTGAACATGAAGGCGCTCCAGGACGGGCTGAAGCCGCAGCGGGAGAACCTCGAGCGGGTCAACGCCCACCTCCTCCAGCTCCGCCTGGCGGTGAAGATGGAGGGCCGGGTGAGCCCCCACGGGGTGACGGAGAAGATCCCCAACAACAACCAGAACCGCAAGCTCCTGATGTCGAGCGTCGGCGGCTTGGGCGCCTTCTTCGGGGTCGTGTTCCTGGTCTCGTTCCTGGAGTGGCGCACCCGCCGCGTGGACGGGGTCGATCAGGTCGTGAACGAACTCGGCATGCGGGTGATCGGCACCGTGCCGGCGTTCCCCAACCGGGCCAACCTGAAGGCCGCCGTCGAGGCCGGCGGGGCCAACTGGCGGTTCGTCCTCAACGAGTCGATCAACTCCACCCGCACGATGCTCCTGCACACCGCCCGCACCCAGTCGATGCAGGTGGTGATGGTGACCAGCGCCACCCAGGGCGAGGGCAAGACCTCGCTCACCAGCCAGCTCGCCACGAGCATGGCCACCGCGGGCATGCGGACGCTGATCGTGGACTGCGACCTCCGGAACCCGTCCGTCCAGAAGCTGTTCGAGCTGCCGCTCGGGCCGGGCGTGTCCGAGGTGCTGCGGCAGGAGGTGGACGTGAGCGACGCGGTCCAGGCCACCGCGGTCCCGAACCTGTGGGTCATCACCGCGGGCCAGTGCTCCAACGCCACCATCGCCGCGCTCGCCCAGGGGCACCCGATGGAGACGCTGTTCAACCGCCTCCGCGGGCAGTTCGACTTCATCATCGTGGACAGTTGCCCGGTGCTGCCGGTCGCCGACGCCCTCCTGATCGCCCAGCACGTGGACGGCGTGGTGTTCTCGATCATGCAGGACGTTAGCCAACTGCCGAAGGTGATGACCGCGACCGAGAAGCTGAACCAGTTGAACATCCCGCTCGTCGGGGCGGTGGTCAACGGGATCAAACAGGACGTGTACTCCTACGGCTACAACTACGTGAAGCAGTTGCCCGCCTGA
- a CDS encoding exosortase-associated EpsI family protein, with protein sequence MPRWLVIGLAVVGLIAAAVLEGVTSGRWRPSEDVRAAAAKLDAVPTAFGDWTSAEVPMNEKVLAVAEATGHVSRMYTHRKNRTQVVVLLLCGESGPIGAHTPEVCYSGNGLSMTGTPQKKAVGLPTGTATYWSVLFDRPPAAPEPPLRVCWAWGTDGNWQASENPRADFALHGALYKLYVQRPEARAPESAPAGTTPDVIAEFLTDFLPEVKKALAAPSAQP encoded by the coding sequence ATGCCCCGCTGGCTGGTAATCGGGTTGGCCGTTGTCGGGTTGATCGCGGCCGCGGTTCTGGAGGGCGTCACGTCGGGGCGCTGGCGCCCGTCCGAGGACGTGCGCGCCGCCGCCGCCAAGCTCGACGCCGTTCCGACCGCGTTCGGCGATTGGACGAGCGCCGAAGTGCCGATGAACGAAAAGGTGCTCGCGGTCGCCGAAGCGACCGGCCACGTGTCGCGTATGTATACCCACCGAAAGAATCGGACCCAGGTCGTCGTACTCCTCTTGTGCGGTGAGAGCGGTCCGATTGGGGCGCACACGCCGGAAGTGTGCTATTCCGGAAACGGACTGTCCATGACCGGCACCCCGCAGAAGAAAGCGGTCGGGCTGCCGACCGGCACGGCGACCTACTGGTCGGTGCTCTTCGACCGCCCCCCCGCCGCCCCCGAGCCCCCGCTGCGCGTGTGTTGGGCCTGGGGCACGGACGGCAACTGGCAAGCGTCCGAGAACCCCCGCGCCGACTTCGCCTTGCACGGGGCGCTGTACAAACTGTACGTTCAGCGGCCCGAGGCCCGGGCGCCCGAAAGCGCCCCCGCGGGGACAACGCCCGACGTGATCGCGGAGTTCCTGACGGACTTTTTGCCGGAAGTGAAAAAAGCGCTGGCCGCACCGAGCGCCCAGCCCTGA
- a CDS encoding sugar transferase, producing MSAAPKPPTPTPAPPDREPWPEIDTLTTDTVLDLPADLGWYAAAKPAFDYAAALAMLPFALALIAFAAVAVKLTSPGPVFYTQTRVGLNGRKYKIIKIRTMRVNVEAVSGIQWSQKGDTRITRVGRFLRATHIDEFPQLFNVLLGHMSLVGPRPERPEVIQAKGLNQLVPGYRHRLRVKPGVTGLAQCQLPADSDVTSVRYKVVYDLYYVESQNLALDLRLIAATLFRAVGASPTLLRRLFLLPNRRRVAAVFHSRIVPPAEPAPVVALQPA from the coding sequence ATGAGCGCCGCGCCGAAACCGCCGACGCCGACCCCCGCCCCGCCCGACCGCGAGCCGTGGCCGGAAATCGACACCCTGACGACGGACACGGTCCTCGACCTGCCCGCCGACCTGGGTTGGTACGCCGCCGCCAAACCCGCGTTCGACTACGCCGCGGCGCTCGCGATGCTCCCGTTCGCGCTCGCGCTGATCGCCTTCGCCGCGGTCGCCGTGAAGCTCACCTCGCCCGGCCCGGTGTTCTACACCCAGACCCGCGTCGGGCTGAACGGGCGCAAGTACAAGATCATCAAGATCCGCACCATGCGGGTCAACGTGGAGGCCGTTTCGGGCATCCAGTGGTCGCAGAAGGGCGACACCCGCATCACGCGGGTCGGGCGGTTCCTCCGCGCCACCCACATCGACGAGTTCCCGCAACTGTTCAACGTCCTGCTGGGCCACATGAGCCTCGTCGGCCCCCGCCCCGAGCGGCCCGAAGTGATCCAGGCCAAGGGGCTGAACCAGCTGGTCCCCGGCTACCGGCACCGGCTCCGGGTGAAGCCCGGCGTGACCGGGCTGGCGCAGTGCCAGCTCCCGGCCGACTCCGACGTGACGAGCGTGCGGTACAAGGTCGTGTACGACCTCTACTACGTCGAGAGCCAGAACCTCGCGCTCGACCTGCGGCTGATCGCGGCGACGCTGTTCCGGGCCGTCGGCGCATCGCCGACCCTGCTCCGCCGGCTGTTCCTGCTGCCGAACCGGCGCCGGGTCGCGGCCGTGTTCCACAGCCGGATCGTCCCGCCCGCGGAACCGGCCCCCGTCGTCGCGCTGCAACCCGCATGA
- a CDS encoding NAD-dependent epimerase/dehydratase family protein → MRGTALVTGGAGFIGSHLVEALAAVGRPVRVLDDLSTGLVANLAHISPAPELVQGSVTDPGAVERAVAGCDTVFHLAALASVAKSVEDPLSSHAACATGALTVLDAARRAGVRRVVYAASASAYGGASDPAGQDEDTPLVALSPYAAAKLAGELYVEAFAHTYGLETVRLRFFNVFGPRQRADSPYSGVIAIFAALLAAGRTPTVHGDGLQSRDFVYVADVARALVLAADTPGVSGRVYNVGTGRSVNLLELIAELNAALGTSAVPLHGPPRAGDVRHSRAKIDRIRADLGYAPTVTFADGLRRTLDWYRGQK, encoded by the coding sequence ATGCGGGGAACGGCACTGGTGACGGGCGGCGCCGGCTTCATCGGCTCGCACCTGGTCGAGGCACTGGCCGCCGTCGGGCGCCCGGTTCGCGTACTGGACGACCTTTCGACCGGTCTGGTCGCGAACCTCGCGCACATTTCCCCCGCACCGGAACTCGTTCAAGGGAGCGTGACCGACCCCGGGGCGGTTGAGCGGGCGGTTGCGGGGTGCGACACGGTGTTCCACCTCGCGGCGCTGGCCTCGGTCGCGAAGAGTGTGGAAGACCCGCTGTCCAGCCACGCGGCGTGCGCCACGGGTGCCCTCACGGTCCTCGACGCCGCGCGCCGGGCCGGGGTGCGCCGCGTCGTTTACGCGGCGAGCGCGAGCGCCTACGGCGGGGCCAGTGACCCGGCCGGGCAGGACGAAGACACGCCGCTGGTCGCGCTCTCGCCCTACGCGGCGGCGAAGCTCGCGGGCGAGCTGTACGTGGAGGCGTTCGCACACACGTACGGCCTGGAAACGGTTCGGCTCCGCTTTTTCAACGTGTTCGGCCCGAGGCAGCGCGCGGACAGTCCCTATTCCGGTGTGATCGCGATCTTCGCCGCGCTGCTCGCCGCCGGGCGCACGCCGACCGTTCACGGCGACGGGCTCCAGTCACGCGACTTCGTGTACGTGGCGGACGTGGCGCGGGCGCTGGTCCTCGCCGCGGACACGCCGGGCGTGAGCGGGCGGGTGTACAACGTGGGCACGGGGCGGAGCGTGAACCTGTTGGAGCTGATTGCGGAGCTGAACGCCGCGCTCGGCACGTCGGCGGTGCCGCTCCACGGCCCGCCGCGGGCCGGCGACGTGCGGCACTCGCGGGCGAAGATCGACCGCATCCGGGCCGATCTCGGGTACGCCCCGACCGTGACCTTCGCCGACGGCCTGCGGCGAACGCTCGACTGGTACCGCGGGCAGAAGTAG
- a CDS encoding polysaccharide biosynthesis/export family protein: protein MVRLRIWNPTSLAVAVLAGLVGGVGGTGCHAFNNTKADRNCCRPPDFNCCNIPNTPVPKELNKVSLPPYIVETPDVLQIDAIRVIPLPPYRLEPLDVLYLSAENDFEQARIAGLYPVDPDGTINLGPRYGGSVRVADLTTDEAQRLVQDKVRQHAKNANVTVSLAQSRGVQQISGQHIVRPDGTVGLGGYGSVYVAGLSLAQVKQAIEAHLAKYLYKPEVSVDVYAYNSKFYYVITDFAGSGEQVQRLPHTGNETVLDAVSLIGGLSAVSSKHIWVARPAPTEAGADQILPVDWCGITRKGQVKTNYQIMPADRVYILSQPLTKFDTYMARVLSPVQRALGVTLLGTSVASQFRNLSNNNNNGSFNNGNVGLVVPIQ, encoded by the coding sequence ATGGTGCGCCTGCGCATCTGGAACCCGACCTCGCTCGCCGTTGCCGTCCTGGCCGGATTGGTGGGGGGCGTGGGCGGCACGGGCTGCCACGCGTTCAACAACACCAAGGCCGACCGCAACTGTTGCCGCCCGCCGGACTTCAACTGCTGCAACATCCCCAACACGCCCGTACCCAAGGAGCTGAACAAGGTCAGCCTCCCGCCGTACATCGTCGAGACGCCGGACGTGTTGCAGATCGACGCCATTCGCGTCATCCCGCTGCCCCCGTACCGGCTCGAACCGCTCGACGTCCTCTACCTGAGCGCCGAGAACGACTTCGAACAGGCCCGGATCGCCGGCCTCTACCCCGTGGACCCGGACGGGACGATCAACCTCGGGCCGCGGTACGGCGGGTCGGTTCGCGTCGCCGACCTCACCACTGACGAGGCGCAGCGGCTGGTCCAGGACAAGGTGCGGCAGCACGCCAAGAACGCGAACGTGACCGTGTCGCTGGCCCAGTCGCGCGGGGTCCAGCAGATCAGCGGCCAGCACATCGTGCGGCCGGACGGCACGGTCGGGCTGGGCGGGTACGGGAGCGTGTACGTCGCCGGGCTGAGCCTGGCCCAGGTCAAGCAGGCGATCGAGGCCCACCTGGCCAAGTACCTCTACAAGCCGGAGGTGTCGGTGGACGTGTACGCCTACAACAGCAAATTTTACTACGTCATCACCGACTTCGCGGGCAGCGGCGAACAGGTCCAACGGCTGCCGCACACCGGCAACGAGACTGTCCTCGATGCGGTGTCGCTCATCGGCGGGTTGTCGGCGGTGTCGAGCAAGCACATCTGGGTGGCCCGGCCGGCCCCGACGGAGGCCGGGGCCGACCAGATCCTCCCGGTGGACTGGTGCGGCATCACCCGCAAGGGGCAGGTGAAGACCAACTACCAGATCATGCCGGCCGACCGGGTGTACATCCTGTCGCAACCGCTGACGAAGTTCGACACCTATATGGCCCGCGTGCTGTCGCCGGTCCAGCGAGCCCTCGGCGTCACGCTGCTCGGTACGAGTGTCGCCTCCCAGTTCCGCAACCTGAGCAACAACAACAACAACGGCAGCTTCAACAACGGCAACGTCGGGCTGGTGGTCCCGATCCAGTAA